A region of the Nitrospira sp. genome:
GGTTGTTTCCACACCTGCGATTCGAAGCGGGCACTGCCCAGAGCGTGCTTACGCGTCCGGATTTTTCGCCCTACGATGTCATTCTCTGCTCCGAAGTGATCGAGCATATCCCGCACGGCCGGAAAGAAGGCTTCGTCGCGGAACTAGCCACACTGCTGAAGCCGGATGGATATGTCATTCTGACGACACCCCGCGGAGAGATGTGGGAACAGTGGAAAACGATCGCACCACCCTGTCAGCCGGTTGAGGACTGGGTCACGGAAGGGCAGCTCCGCACCATCTTCACATCGCAAGGATTTTGCGAACTCGGCCTGGAGCGGGTCCATGTTGAACTTCCGTCACTCCGGTACATTCCGGCGCCGACTCCGGCCGACTTCCAGAAACTGTCACTTGTACCCATCTATCAGATATGGGCCTGCCAGCGTCAGAGCGGATCGCCGATCCCAGCCTTTACTCGCACGCCGATGGTCTCCGTCATTGTGCCCACCTATAACCGTCCCGAGCGGCTGCAGGTGGCGCTCAGTAGTGTGCAGGCCCAAACCTATCAGGACTTCGAGATCATCGTCGTCAACGACGGTACGCTGGATGTGAGCGAGGTGGTTGCGCCCCTGAACAAAGACGGTCGTATCACCACAATCCGGCACGATCGCAACCGCGGACTCGCGGCGGCCCGCAATACGGGATTGCGCGCTGCCAAAGGCACCTACATCGCGTATCTCGACGACGACGACACCTATCTTCCGGATCACCTGGAGACCTTGGTGACGGCGCTTCGGAGCGGCGAACATAAAGTCGCCTATACGGATGCCTGGCGTATCCATGAAGTGCGGCAGGGCGGGGAGTATGTCGTCACCGGCCGCGATGTGCCGTATTCGCATGACTTCAATTGCATCGATCTGCTCCTCTGCAACTATTTCCCGGTGCTCTGTGTCATGCATGAGAAAGCCTGTCTCGAACAGGTCGGCGTCTTCGACGAATCGCTGTTCGCTCACGAAGACTGGGATCTCTGGATTCGAATGGCGACGCTGTATCCCTTCTTCCACATCAAGAAAACCACGGCAGCCTTCACCTGGCGTCGCGATGGCTCGTCGATGACCAGCAGCACCAGTGACACCTATCGACGCACGACCGAAATTATCTACCGGAAATACCGGCCCTATGCGGAACGGATCGCCGGCGTGCTCGCGGCTCAACAGAAGAAATTAGATCAAATGCGCGCGGAGGCCCGATCAAAGCCGTTCGATTGCTCCATCATCATCCCGGTCTGGAATAACCTGGCGCTCACCACCCAGTGTCTCACGGCTCTGGCGGAGGTCACGCAAGGCGTCTCCTACGAAGTCATCGTGGTGGACAACCACTCTACCGACGGAACTCCGGCGTTTCTGGCCGGACTTGGCGGCGATGTGAAGGTGATCACCAACGACGAGAATCTCGGATTTGCCAAGGCCTGTAACCAGGGGGCTCAGGCCGCCAAGGGCGAGTATCTCGTGTTCCTGAACAACGACACGATTCCTTTTGCCGGATGGCTCAGCGCGCTCGTGGACGAGGTCAAGACCCACTCCGACGTCGCCGTCGTCGGGAGCAAATTGCTGTACGAAGACCGCACGGTTCAACATGCGGGAGTCGCGTTCTCGCGTGAGTTCCTGATGCCATACCATATGTATCCGGGTGTGCCGGAGAATGCCCACTGCGTCTCCCGCCGACGGGAACTGCAATCCGTGACCGCAGCCTGCATGCTCGTCCGGCGCCAGGCCTTCGCGCAGGTGGGTGGGTTCGACGAGGGCTTTCAGAACGGCTTCGAAGACGTCGATCTTTGTCTCAAAATCGGTGAGAAGAAATGGAAGATCGTGTACCAACCCCACAGCACCCTCATTCACCTGGAAAGCCGCACGCCAGGCCGGAAAGCGCACGAGGAAGAGAATACAACCCGGTTCCGTGAACGCTGGGGGAAAGCGTGGTGGATTACAGACGAGGACCGGCTGCACTTTGACGATGGCTATTCGGTGCACACACGTCTCAATGACGGCATCCTCGGCTATACGCTCTATCTCATCACGGATCCCGCCGTGAAAGCGGAACGGGCCCTGGTCGCCGACCTGCAGCGTGCGACGGCCCTGAAAGATCAGGACAGGATCGTCGCGTTGCTCAAACGAATCGACGAATGGCCTGCCGACGCCTGGATTCTTCGATGGGGCGGGATACTAAGCGAGAGCATCGGACAGCCGGCCCTGGCCCTGCCGTTCTGGAGACGTGTGATCCAGCTGAAAGACGATCCTCAAGCCCGGTTGGCGTTGGCCAAGGAGGCGTTGGAAACAGGTGCCGTCAACGAAGCGGATCGCCATGTGACTGCCTTGCTACAAGCCGACCCGTCGCACGGTGAAGGCTGGCTCCTGCGGGGCATCGTCGCCATGCAGGTCAATGCCTATCACGATGCGGAGCAGGCGTTTGAGCGGGCGAAACTCTCCGGGGCCGATTCACGCAAAGCGTCGCTGGGATTGGTCATGGCCGCGATGGGAGCCAACCGCCCCGAGAACGCCTGGTCGCATGCGGTGGCGCTCTGCGCCAACGAGCCGGACGATGAAGAATGCGTGCATTGGATGCTCAAATGCGGAACGTCGCTTCAACGCTGGGATGACGTCGCATCGCGGCTCTCGTCGTTCGTTACCCGCAATCCGGGCAATATTGCTATGCGATTTGCCCTCGCCGGAGTATTGTTAAGAGCAGGACGTCGAGCGGATGCGCAGCGGGAATATGACTGGCTGCGCGCCATGGCGCCGACCTTCGAAGGCATGGACGAGTTGGCAAGACAACTGGCCGAATCCGAACGCCATCTGGTGCCGAACCATGCCGCATGAGCCCTCACCGGAATGCCGCGACCTCGTGATTCAACTGGCCCGTTTGGGCGACTTGATTCAAACGCTGCCCGCCATCGAGGCGTTGCAGGACGTGTATCCGGAACGAACACTGGATGTCCTCTGTGCCGCTCCCTTGACAAGCGTCCTCGCCGGAGCCCGTCGTCTGGGCCGTGTCATTCCCTGGGACGGGGCACAATGGCGTGCCTGGACCCATCAGTGGAAAGAGAATCCAATTCAAACCATGCAGGCCATGCAGGGCTACGTCGAGTCTCTCGGCGACATGGCGTACGCGCGTGTGTTTGCGTTGAATCAGCATGCACGGAGCCGCCTCATGACGCAGCTCTTTACAGGCCCTTCCTCGCGTGAGGATGAACAGAATCGTTCTGAGGCGCGCGCACGTCCATGGGCCGAGTATCTCCGGCATATCGCGACACAGCGCGGGAACAATCGGGTGCATCTGGCCGATGCCTGGTGCGGCATGAGTGGAGTCAGGCCACGAGGTCGGGCGCCGCTCTTCCAGCCTCCGGCCGTCGAGCTTCCCGACGACCTCGCTCCCATCGGTGAGCGGCAGGGTCTCTGGGTCGCGCTGGTGACCGGGGCGGGCGAATCGGATCGTTGCATCCCGGCTGCCACCTGGGGCCGGTGGACTCGAGAGTTTCTGACAGGGACAGACGAAGGGCAGGTCGTGCTGATCGGAAGCGGACGCGAGCGTGAAACCGGGCAGGCCATTCTCGAATCGATTCCCGCGTTGCTCCAAGGACGGGTCTGGGACGCGACCGGCCGCACAAGTATCCCGCAGTTGATGAAGCTGCTCCATAAATGCCGCTGGGTGATCGGTGCCGATACCGGCCCGCTCCATCTGGGCACGTTGATGGGCAGTCGGGCCATCGGATTCTATTTTTCTCATGCCCGGGTGCACGAAACCGGCCCCTATGGTGAAGGGCATTGGGTGTATCAACATGCCACGCAAGCCCAGCCGGAGCGCTGGCCCATCATCGAAAGTATCGCGTTGATCTGCGACGACCAGCGTCGTGCCGCCTCCGATTGGACCCTCTGGAGGAATCGTATGGACCAATGGGGAACGAGTTTTGATGACGGATCCGGACAAGAGGGTGTCGAAGACGCCCGCGCGACTGTCTGGCGAACCCTCTCTCCAACCTTGTGCGAATCGGTTGCCGCATGACTCTCTTCAACGACAACATCGCCCGGTTGGCCGCAAGGGATACATCCCTTGCCGCGGCCGTGAAAACCTCAGCCGGCGGTGTACTGACAATCGAGCCGGCACGGAGTGGCGTCCCTTCGGCTCGACGAGCCGGCCGGTGGATTCACAGCGCCTATGATCCGATCCGCGAGGCGGAGACATGGGCCGAAACCCATACACCCGTCTGTCGGGAAGGCGAGACCGTCGTGGTGGCCGGCGTCGGGCTGCTGTACCACGTCGAGGCCCTTCGGAAACGAGTGGCGTCGGAGATTGTGGTTGCGGTGCTGATTTCCGACCTCGACGAATTCCATGACGCGCTCGTCGCGCGGCCTCTCGAATCATGGGCCGAGAATATCCTCTGGCTCTCCGGTACGCCGGTTGAGATCGCTGACCGGCTGAGCAAGACGGGCCGGCCTTTGCGCTGTCTGTCCTATGCTCCGGCCATGCACAGTGATGCGAACTTCCACGGCACGTTCGAGCAGGCCCTGCGGCGCGGAGTAGCGCGCCAGACCGGCGGACAGCTGACGATTGCACTGGTAGGACCCATTTACGGGGGTTCGCTGCCGATTGCACGCTATGTGAGACGGGCCCTGGAAATGCTCGGGCACAAGGTGCAATGGATCGATCACAGTGTGCATGCGTCAAGTTACGAGGCCATGGGGGCGCTGAAAGATGCGCGCAATCGCCAACTGATGCAGGGTCGCTTGGCCGAAGTGTTAAGCCAATGGACCTTGGCCTCTCTGGCCGAGTCACCTCCCGACCTCGTCCTGTCGCTGGCTCAGGCTCCGTTGACCTTGCCGGTGCTCGAACATCTCCGGAAAAAGAAACTGCTGACCGCCATGTGGTTCGTCGAGAACTATCGCCACCTGACCTATTGGCAACAGATGGCACCGGGCTATGACTACTGGTTCGTGTTTCAACAGGGGGCCTGTCTCGATGCGTTCCGTCAGGCGGGTGCGCGGCATGTCGGCTTTCTACCCATGGCGGCAGACCCTGGGTTGCATCGCCCGATGGCTCTGTCTGATGAAGAACGGCGCATCTATGGTGCGGATGTCTCCTTCGTCGGCGCGGGATATGCCAATCGCAGGCGCCTGTTCCCGGCACTGCTACGCCGACCCTGGTCGTTCAAACTCTGGGGAAATGAGTGGGACGGGGCCGATGAACTTCGCTCCGTGCTGCAGCTCAACGGAGCGCGAATCGATACCGACACCTGCATGAAGGTGTTCAACGCCACCGCGATCAATTTGAATGTCCACTCCACGACCGGGGCGGGCCTTGATCCGCAAGCCGATTTCGTCAATCCACGGACCTTTGAACTGGCAGCCTGCGGCGCGTTTCAGCTGGTCGATTCCCGCTCCCAGTTGCCGGACTTTTTCACCGACCGGGAGATCCTCTCGTTCCGGAACTTCGATGAAGTCCCCGGACTCGTGGAGCGATGGCTCGGAGATCCTGCGGCTCGACAGGCTATGGCCGCTGCAGCCCGCGCACGTGTCCTGGGTGCGCATACCTATGTGCATCGAATGCGGGACCTGTTGGGACATATCGGATTGTCTCAGCCCGATCGAGTCGGAGCCGTGTTGCGGGGAGACCGGCAGCAGGAATCCCTGCTGTCGCGTTGCGCCGGGGATGTTCCGTTGGAATCGCTGCTCAAGGATTTTCCTGCCGGACAGCGGGTCGAGTTGAAGGATGTCGCCGCACGAATCCGCAGCAAAGGCTCGACCATGCCCCTCAAACGGGAAGAATTGATGGTCCTAATGTTGGATGAATACCGGAGCGAGACACGCGATTTGTTATGAATAAGCAGGTGCTTCTCATCAATATCACCCGGATGGGCGATCTCGTGCAAATGGGCACCCTGCTGCAGCGTCTCCAGCATGAGTGGCCGGGAGTCGCCGTCGATCTGGTCGTGGATCAACGGTTTGCTCCGATCGCGAAACTCCTGCCTCATCTCCGGCACATCATCGATTATGACTTTCATCGTCTGGTCGACGAGAGTCGGGCGCAAACGAAGGATGTCGTCACCCTCTACCGTGAGATGACTGACTGGGCGTCGCCGTTAATCGAGGCCGGCTACGATCGCGTCGTCAATTTGACCTTCAATCGCCGGAGCGGACTGCTGGCCTCCTACGTCGGCTCCAAAGAAATTCGAGGCATCGCGTCTCCGAAAGACGGGGACGTGGTCATCCATAACCCGTGGATGGCCTATTTGACCGATGTGCACAGCCAACGGCAGTTCAACCACTTCAATCTGGTGGATATCTACGCCTTGGGCGGAAGCGGGATCGGGCCGTTTGCGCCCTTGTCGCTCGACATTCCTTCGAGCACGGCGCAATGGGCACGTGAGTTTTTTGAACCACACGGCGGGCAACAGCTGCCTTGGATGGCGGTGCAAGTCGGGGCCAGCGATCCTATGAAGGCCTGGCGGCCGGAACTCTTCGGGCAGACCCTGGCTGTGCTGAGTCGGCAGACACGGGTCGGATATGTCTTCATCGGGACGGAGAGCGAGCGGAAGGCGATTGAAACTGCCCAGATCGCTTATCGGCAAGCCGGCGGGTCCGCGCCTCTCTGCGACGCGGTTGGACGGACGACGCTGCCTCAGCTCGCTGCGGTGCTGGCCCAGTGCCGACTTCTTCTGACCAACGACACCGGCCCGATGCACCTCGCAGTCGGAGCACGCATTCCGGTGATCGACCTTTCGGTCGGGCATGTCGACTTTCGCGAGACGGGCCCCTACGGACCGGGGCATTGGATCGTTCAGCCGGATATGGGGTGCGCGCCTTGTGGATTCGATCAAGTTTGTTTGCACCACGCCTGTAAGGATCGGCTGGTACCCGATCAGATTGCCTCCCTGTGCCTGCATGTCCTCACTGGAGCCGCATTTCCAGCAACATTGACCGGTATCAAAATCTATCGGTCCCGGGTGGACGAGGACGGCCTGGGAAGCGCGGATATCTGCGCGGGACGGGAAGATCCGACCATCGGCTGGTATGGCCGGTTCTGGCGTCGGTTCTGGTTCGAACAATTTACGGGCCGTCCCAGTCTGGTGCCCATGGTTCCGGAGCCTCCGCCCGACTGGAAAGAGAGTATGGCACTCC
Encoded here:
- a CDS encoding glycosyltransferase family 9 protein → MPHEPSPECRDLVIQLARLGDLIQTLPAIEALQDVYPERTLDVLCAAPLTSVLAGARRLGRVIPWDGAQWRAWTHQWKENPIQTMQAMQGYVESLGDMAYARVFALNQHARSRLMTQLFTGPSSREDEQNRSEARARPWAEYLRHIATQRGNNRVHLADAWCGMSGVRPRGRAPLFQPPAVELPDDLAPIGERQGLWVALVTGAGESDRCIPAATWGRWTREFLTGTDEGQVVLIGSGRERETGQAILESIPALLQGRVWDATGRTSIPQLMKLLHKCRWVIGADTGPLHLGTLMGSRAIGFYFSHARVHETGPYGEGHWVYQHATQAQPERWPIIESIALICDDQRRAASDWTLWRNRMDQWGTSFDDGSGQEGVEDARATVWRTLSPTLCESVAA
- a CDS encoding glycosyltransferase, which translates into the protein MTLFNDNIARLAARDTSLAAAVKTSAGGVLTIEPARSGVPSARRAGRWIHSAYDPIREAETWAETHTPVCREGETVVVAGVGLLYHVEALRKRVASEIVVAVLISDLDEFHDALVARPLESWAENILWLSGTPVEIADRLSKTGRPLRCLSYAPAMHSDANFHGTFEQALRRGVARQTGGQLTIALVGPIYGGSLPIARYVRRALEMLGHKVQWIDHSVHASSYEAMGALKDARNRQLMQGRLAEVLSQWTLASLAESPPDLVLSLAQAPLTLPVLEHLRKKKLLTAMWFVENYRHLTYWQQMAPGYDYWFVFQQGACLDAFRQAGARHVGFLPMAADPGLHRPMALSDEERRIYGADVSFVGAGYANRRRLFPALLRRPWSFKLWGNEWDGADELRSVLQLNGARIDTDTCMKVFNATAINLNVHSTTGAGLDPQADFVNPRTFELAACGAFQLVDSRSQLPDFFTDREILSFRNFDEVPGLVERWLGDPAARQAMAAAARARVLGAHTYVHRMRDLLGHIGLSQPDRVGAVLRGDRQQESLLSRCAGDVPLESLLKDFPAGQRVELKDVAARIRSKGSTMPLKREELMVLMLDEYRSETRDLL
- a CDS encoding glycosyltransferase family 9 protein, translating into MNKQVLLINITRMGDLVQMGTLLQRLQHEWPGVAVDLVVDQRFAPIAKLLPHLRHIIDYDFHRLVDESRAQTKDVVTLYREMTDWASPLIEAGYDRVVNLTFNRRSGLLASYVGSKEIRGIASPKDGDVVIHNPWMAYLTDVHSQRQFNHFNLVDIYALGGSGIGPFAPLSLDIPSSTAQWAREFFEPHGGQQLPWMAVQVGASDPMKAWRPELFGQTLAVLSRQTRVGYVFIGTESERKAIETAQIAYRQAGGSAPLCDAVGRTTLPQLAAVLAQCRLLLTNDTGPMHLAVGARIPVIDLSVGHVDFRETGPYGPGHWIVQPDMGCAPCGFDQVCLHHACKDRLVPDQIASLCLHVLTGAAFPATLTGIKIYRSRVDEDGLGSADICAGREDPTIGWYGRFWRRFWFEQFTGRPSLVPMVPEPPPDWKESMALLDRLLPLAAGLVSRAKELVRLTARRPLPVRALQQMQLEENRERQTIVALSLQSPATASLAVALVRDTHNDDGHELAGMAEARLATYRRWQNRLHTVAGGFRAFKTPQGFAARGTRMAIPMAPIG